In Vigna unguiculata cultivar IT97K-499-35 chromosome 3, ASM411807v1, whole genome shotgun sequence, a single genomic region encodes these proteins:
- the LOC114178826 gene encoding homeobox-leucine zipper protein ATHB-13-like, protein MAFFPANFMLQTPHQDDHQPPPSLNSIITSCAPQEYHGGASFLGKRSMSFSGIELGEEANAEEDLSDDGSQAGEKKRRLNMEQVKTLEKSFELGNKLEPERKMQLARALGLQPRQIAIWFQNRRARWKTKQLEKDYDLLKRQYEAIKADNDALQAQNQKLQTEILALKSREPTESINLNKETEGSSSNRSENSSEIKLDISRTPAIDSPLSTQQNSRNLFPSSTRPTGVAQLFQTTSRPELQCQKIDHMVKEESLSNMFCGIDDQSGLWPWLEQQHFN, encoded by the exons ATGGCTTTCTTCCCAGCAAATTTCATGCTACAAACACCTCACCAAGATGACCATCAACCTCCACCTTCACTCAACTCAATTATAACTTCATGTGCACCTCAAGAGTACCATG GAGGAGCATCCTTTCTGGGCAAGAGATCTATGTCATTTTCGGGGATTGAACTTGGAGAAGAAGCGAATGCTGAGGAGGATTTATCTGATGATGGATCACAAGCaggagagaagaaaaggagGCTTAACATGGAACAGGTGAAGACACTTGAGAAGAGCTTTGAGTTGGGAAACAAGCTTGAACCTGAGAGGAAAATGCAGCTGGCGAGGGCTCTTGGCTTGCAGCCTAGACAGATTGCTATATGGTTCCAGAACAGGAGGGCTAGGTGGAAGACCAAGCAGTTGGAGAAGGACTATGATCTTCTCAAAAGACAATATGAAGCTATCAAGGCAGATAATGATGCACTTCAAGCTCAGAACCAAAAACTTCAGACTGAG ATATTGGCACTGAAAAGCAGAGAACCCACCGAATCCATCAACCTGAATAAAGAAACTGAGGGCTCCAGCAGCAATAGAAGTGAGAACAGCTCAGAAATCAAGTTGGATATCTCAAGAACCCCAGCTATTGACAGTCCTCTATCCACTCAGCAGAACAGCAGAAACCTCTTTCCATCTTCTACTAGACCAACAGGAGTTGCTCAGCTTTTCCAAACAACTTCAAGGCCAGAACTTCAGTGCCAAAAGATTGATCATATGGTCAAAGAAGAGAGCTTAAGCAACATGTTTTGTGGCATTGATGATCAATCTGGCCTTTGGCCTTGGTTGGAGCAGCAGCATTTCAATTGA